The Phycisphaerae bacterium DNA segment TGAAGTTTTTCGGGGGATTTTGCCGAAAACACAGATGGTAAGCTGTGTGCTTGGCGTGGTGACCCTTTTCAAAGGAGTGTCCGATGAAGCCCCGTTTCGCCGTGGGAAAGATCGCGTTGGTGTTGGTTTCGACGCTTGTCCTGGTCTCGGGTTGCTGCCCGGGGATGGCCCTGAGCCTGCTGGGTGCCTTGGGGTTGGCGGTGTTCAGCGGTGGTTCGGCGCCGCAGTAGCGTAATAGCGTTTACGGCAGACCCCTGGCCCATGGCGGCAGGGGTCTTTGTATGCGCATCGGCTTGGTCTTGGTCAGACCGCTTGACGAGGCCGTGACGGCAGCATAAGAGCAAAGGAGGCGGGGTCAGGGGCGTTGTGTCGGGTAACGAACAAGCAAAGAAGCAGGAGAACTTGCGATGGGACGGAGCCGCTGGTATCGCGTGTTCGTAATCGCGCTGGGCTTGGCTTCTGCCGCCGTGCTGCCCGGAGCCGGGTGCCTGGAGGTGGTCGGGACGCTGCTTCCCGGGCAGACGATCGAGGACGTGACGCCGGCGAAGGCTTGCGAACTGATCCAGGCCCCGCCGGTCGATGGGGATTTCGTGATCATCGACATCCGCACCCCCAGCGAGTACGAGGCTGAGCATCTGGAGGGGGCGGTCAATATCGACTACTACGCCGAGAGTTTTCGGGAGGAGCTGGAAGCCCTGGACAGGGAGACCACCTACCTGATCTACTGCCGAACCGGCCGGCGGGCGGCTGGAGCCCTGACGATCATGCAGGAGTTGGAGTTCATGCACGTTTACAACATCGCCGGTGGAATCGTGCGATGGAACGCCGATTCGCCTCCCTGCGATCAGTAGCGTCGCAGTGGAAGGCTCCTGTGGCGCCTATGGCGGTTGATTTTGGCCGCTGATCCCGTACAATGCTCCTTTTAATCCCCGAATGTGCAGGCCGTGGTGGCCCTCAGCGGGGGCAGGAAGGGTCCATTGTAGAAAGGGTCAAGATGCTCAAATCAAGGAACGTGGCGTGGGTGGTGTCGGTCGGCATCAGTCTGGTATCGGGATGGGGCTGCTCGACGGTTCTGGACCCGAATACGACGGATCCGAACCAGTTTGATCCATCGGCGTTTTACGTCAACATTCAGGTCGATGCCGAGTTGCAGGAGGGGGAGGGGTACCTGACCGGGCTGAAGCGGATGACCGATGAGCTTGAGAGCCGGGGTATCAACGCCACGATCTATGTTTCGGCCGATTTCGCCAGTGCGCACGCAGCCGAGGTGCACGGGCTTTACGGTAAGGGCTTCGAAATCGCGTTGCACGGTTACTCGACCGGCGAACAACTGGCGACCATGACCTACGACGACCAGAAGGATGTGCTCTGCCGAGCCTTGGCCGCGGTCAAGGGCTGTGCCGCCTGCGGCGTTGGCCAACCGGTGGTGGGTTTTCGTCCGCAGTACTTCAGCCAGAACGCCGACACCTGTAAAATACTGGACGAACTGGAGTTCGAGTACAACAGCGGATACAAGGTGGGCGTGCAGGACGCCGACGGGTTCACTCCGCAGGCTGACCCCGTGCCGGCTGATGGACGCAGTTTTAACGTTCTGGCCATCACGACGACCAGTCATGAAGAAGAATTGATTTACCTGTGTGACATTTCTTGTGCGATGGCCCATCAGTTCACTCCCGAGCAGTTCGGCGAGTTGCTTTCAGCGGCGGTTCAGGAGTGCCGACAGAATGGACGGCCGCTGGTGGCTCTGTTCCACGGCTGGTACACTGGCGACAGCGATACCTACGACTACTGGACGAAATTCACCGCCTTCCTGGACGAGCTCGAGGCCCTGGAGAACATAAGCTTCGTCACAAGCCGTCAGCTTGTGGACCTGTACGAGGGTGACGACTGATTCCTTATCGGACCCTTTCAGGACCGATCATCCGATCAAGTAAACCTTTTGGCGGGCCGTCGGCGGTGGTATAATTCCACGTTTCGATCGGCAGTGCGCCGGCCGTTTGCGGTCGGTTGGATGGACAAGCAAGGAAAGTCTATGATGGACCCTCTTGTGTTATTGGAAGCCCGCGCCCTGGTGAAGCGGTACGGGGGGCGGACGGTGGTGGACGAGGTCTCGTTCCAGGTTGGCCAGGGCGAGATCGTGGGGTTGCTGGGCCCCAACGGGGCGGGCAAGACGACGTCCTTCCGGATTGCGGTGGGGATGATCCGGCCGGATGGCGGCCGGGTGGTCTTCAACGGCCAGGACGTGACCGACCTTCCGATGTACAAGCGGGTGCAGTTGGGGATGGGTTACCTGTCGCAGGAAAGCTCGGTATTCACCCGCCTGACGGTGGAGGAGAACCTGCTGGCGATCCTGGAGACCTTGCGGATTTCGCGTCGCCAGCAGCGGGAGACGGCGGAGCACCTGCTGGGCCAGTTCGGACTGCTCAAGCTTCGCCGCCAGCAGGCGCGGACGCTTT contains these protein-coding regions:
- a CDS encoding rhodanese-like domain-containing protein, yielding MGRSRWYRVFVIALGLASAAVLPGAGCLEVVGTLLPGQTIEDVTPAKACELIQAPPVDGDFVIIDIRTPSEYEAEHLEGAVNIDYYAESFREELEALDRETTYLIYCRTGRRAAGALTIMQELEFMHVYNIAGGIVRWNADSPPCDQ
- a CDS encoding polysaccharide deacetylase family protein, which gives rise to MLKSRNVAWVVSVGISLVSGWGCSTVLDPNTTDPNQFDPSAFYVNIQVDAELQEGEGYLTGLKRMTDELESRGINATIYVSADFASAHAAEVHGLYGKGFEIALHGYSTGEQLATMTYDDQKDVLCRALAAVKGCAACGVGQPVVGFRPQYFSQNADTCKILDELEFEYNSGYKVGVQDADGFTPQADPVPADGRSFNVLAITTTSHEEELIYLCDISCAMAHQFTPEQFGELLSAAVQECRQNGRPLVALFHGWYTGDSDTYDYWTKFTAFLDELEALENISFVTSRQLVDLYEGDD
- the lptB gene encoding LPS export ABC transporter ATP-binding protein, with translation MDPLVLLEARALVKRYGGRTVVDEVSFQVGQGEIVGLLGPNGAGKTTSFRIAVGMIRPDGGRVVFNGQDVTDLPMYKRVQLGMGYLSQESSVFTRLTVEENLLAILETLRISRRQQRETAEHLLGQFGLLKLRRQQARTLSGGEKRKLEIARALVIKPALILLDEPFSGVDPKAVEDLQREIKRLQREHNIAILLTDHNVRETLRTTDRAYIIHEGKLMAQGRPPELVRNELVRKTYLGEHFRPEEVEQTIP